A window from Myxococcus fulvus encodes these proteins:
- the gwsG gene encoding grasp-with-spasm system ATP-grasp peptide maturase has translation MILLLSSSDDVNLDHVIDWLKFHRHEHLRLNADDLMEEPLHLSLHPAQLTFRRKAVDLDSVGIVWLRKFGNFHRSRYHARAATRLRRDSLVQLQREHASILSALTALLDDKRWLTHPSRVRVNKLDMLLRARQCGMSTPETHVLNRKDDLARLLAQGEYISKSIYEPLFLKEPDGLYSMFTRAIEPEEARRVGEHFFPSLVQRKVDKEYELRVFYLDGECHAMAIFSQKSEGTALDFRKIDWTRPTRTVPYALPERLESAIQRFMRSLGLNCGSLDIIKSTDGDYYFLEVNPTGQFGMVSYPCNYSLYEKIAQYLIAHDLRPQEVHR, from the coding sequence ATGATTCTGCTGCTCAGCTCCAGTGACGACGTCAACCTGGACCATGTCATCGACTGGCTGAAGTTCCATCGGCATGAGCATCTGCGTCTCAACGCGGATGATTTGATGGAAGAGCCGTTGCATCTGTCGCTGCATCCCGCCCAGCTCACCTTCCGGCGGAAGGCGGTCGACCTGGACTCGGTGGGAATCGTCTGGCTCCGGAAGTTCGGCAACTTCCATCGCTCCCGCTACCATGCGAGAGCAGCCACCCGGTTGCGGCGGGACTCCCTCGTCCAGTTGCAGCGTGAGCACGCCAGCATCCTCTCCGCGCTGACGGCGCTCCTCGATGACAAGCGCTGGCTCACCCATCCCTCCCGGGTTCGGGTCAACAAGCTCGACATGCTCCTGCGTGCCCGTCAGTGCGGGATGAGCACACCGGAGACCCATGTGCTCAACCGCAAGGATGACCTCGCGCGCCTGCTCGCGCAGGGTGAGTACATCAGCAAGTCGATCTACGAGCCCCTCTTCCTGAAAGAGCCGGATGGGTTGTACTCGATGTTCACGCGCGCCATCGAGCCCGAGGAGGCGCGGCGAGTGGGCGAGCACTTCTTCCCGTCGCTGGTTCAGCGCAAGGTGGACAAGGAATACGAGCTGCGCGTCTTCTATCTCGATGGCGAATGCCACGCGATGGCCATCTTCTCCCAGAAGTCGGAGGGGACGGCCCTGGACTTCCGCAAGATTGACTGGACCCGCCCGACACGCACGGTCCCCTATGCGTTGCCGGAGCGGCTCGAGAGCGCCATCCAGCGCTTCATGCGCTCACTCGGGCTCAACTGCGGTTCCCTGGACATCATCAAGAGCACGGACGGCGACTACTACTTCCTCGAGGTGAACCCGACGGGCCAGTTCGGCATGGTCTCCTACCCCTGCAACTACTCTCTCTACGAGAAGATTGCCCAATACCTCATTGCCCATGACCTCCGCCCCCAAGAAGTTCATCGATGA
- a CDS encoding vitamin K epoxide reductase family protein: MPLDSELPSDGPAQALTRAARRLGLRYSRGHVREALSRQPQPASLLALTKVAASLGLRVKAVKTDIVTLGTLEAGMLPAILHFQQGAHSGFGLLEALSTPATSASPRFRLWDSQHGSRDVEQVRLVQGWSGVLVLLERGATGVPEQGFVWHRLSEKLLEDWRVRPQLLGAAASTGARLGWGGLLLVLLVLAVSAQPPGPRPFVALLALLCVVGLVASVIALDATHQDGPIPGCRAGGAVDCTSVLRSAWARPLGLPLSGLGTAGFATQLLLLCTTASGGGSGALWLVAASFLPSALVSASLLVLQTHMRRFCGLCLTVHGVNALGAATFLSGPWPEVSAVSIPSALLACLFFGVLLTAALAGPSHRSPPQASTHPPDSALSTLALHLQQPLLNLDGAALGPGLGAPQAPHELVLFVHPSCHACADLPDEVDRLAARHGERLRIHVALAPTRADNPGDDAACTALVAAGVAWGATGMLSLLREAKKDYGRLEKSAAPGSLLAMDSGRGAADLEQALPLAREHVRAALEFQRQHIQSLPALFLDGRRCEAPFPHIAQWLENPAMRQLLSSASMSPPSSRQASA; this comes from the coding sequence ATGCCCCTCGACTCCGAGCTCCCGTCGGATGGCCCCGCTCAAGCCCTGACTCGCGCAGCCCGACGCCTGGGCCTCCGCTATTCCCGCGGCCATGTGCGCGAGGCCCTCTCGCGCCAACCCCAGCCCGCCTCCCTTCTCGCGCTGACGAAGGTCGCCGCCTCCCTGGGGCTGCGCGTCAAGGCCGTCAAGACAGACATCGTGACGCTCGGCACGCTCGAGGCCGGCATGCTGCCTGCGATTCTTCATTTCCAGCAGGGAGCACACAGTGGCTTCGGGCTCCTTGAAGCCCTCTCCACGCCCGCCACCAGCGCCAGCCCGCGCTTTCGCCTGTGGGACAGCCAGCACGGAAGTCGTGACGTGGAGCAGGTCAGGTTGGTCCAGGGTTGGTCTGGCGTCCTGGTCCTGCTCGAGCGCGGCGCGACCGGAGTGCCAGAGCAGGGCTTCGTCTGGCATCGATTGTCCGAGAAGCTCCTGGAGGACTGGCGGGTGCGGCCCCAGCTCCTCGGCGCTGCAGCCTCGACTGGGGCCCGGCTCGGCTGGGGAGGATTGCTCCTCGTCCTCCTCGTGCTGGCGGTGTCGGCCCAGCCCCCGGGGCCGCGGCCCTTCGTGGCCCTCCTGGCGCTACTGTGCGTCGTTGGACTCGTGGCGTCGGTGATAGCACTCGATGCGACGCACCAGGACGGGCCCATACCTGGGTGCCGTGCTGGAGGCGCCGTGGACTGCACGAGCGTCTTGCGCTCCGCCTGGGCCCGGCCCCTGGGACTGCCTCTCTCGGGGCTCGGAACCGCGGGCTTCGCCACGCAGTTGCTCCTGCTCTGCACCACGGCCTCCGGGGGTGGCTCGGGCGCACTCTGGCTCGTCGCGGCATCCTTTCTTCCCTCGGCCCTTGTCTCCGCGTCGTTGCTGGTGCTCCAGACACACATGCGCCGCTTCTGCGGCCTGTGTCTGACGGTGCATGGCGTCAATGCCCTCGGCGCCGCCACCTTCCTGTCGGGCCCCTGGCCCGAGGTCTCCGCCGTCTCCATCCCCAGCGCCTTGCTGGCCTGTCTCTTCTTCGGGGTCCTCCTCACCGCCGCGCTTGCCGGGCCCTCCCACCGCTCCCCTCCCCAGGCGTCCACACATCCACCGGACTCCGCGCTGTCGACGCTCGCCCTGCACCTTCAACAGCCCCTCCTGAACCTGGACGGGGCCGCGCTGGGCCCCGGACTCGGGGCGCCCCAGGCGCCACACGAGCTCGTCCTGTTCGTCCACCCCTCATGTCATGCCTGTGCGGACCTACCCGATGAGGTGGACCGCCTGGCGGCCCGGCACGGGGAGCGACTGCGCATCCACGTGGCACTCGCACCCACGCGCGCGGACAACCCAGGAGATGATGCGGCCTGCACCGCCCTGGTGGCGGCTGGCGTGGCCTGGGGCGCCACCGGCATGCTGTCGCTGCTGCGGGAGGCAAAGAAGGACTACGGGCGGCTCGAGAAGAGCGCCGCTCCCGGGTCCCTGCTCGCCATGGACTCGGGCCGGGGCGCCGCCGACCTCGAGCAGGCACTCCCACTGGCGCGAGAACACGTGCGCGCAGCACTCGAGTTCCAGCGACAGCACATCCAATCCCTCCCCGCCCTCTTCCTGGATGGGCGCCGCTGCGAAGCGCCTTTTCCCCACATCGCGCAGTGGCTGGAGAATCCCGCCATGCGGCAACTCCTGTCATCCGCCTCCATGTCTCCACCCTCTTCCCGCCAGGCCTCCGCTTGA
- a CDS encoding PAS domain-containing protein: MRGPGASVTDEEAIEGISPEQSRFFLETMVAGAPVGLAFVDLELRYIHINEALAEMNGLPRHAHLGRKVRDVVPDLWAVIEPHYRQVLEHGQPVRNLEIVGATAKALGVPRSFVVNYFPVRDAGGAMQGVGITVVETTEHKLAQQANRLNQERFRSLVEATAQPVWTTDARGELTEPAPRWMAFTGQSRGAHLGLGWLDAIHPGDRARFVTEWRSALKTREPYRGEVRLQHRDGTWRDVILRGVPVFDDDGLVREWMSTAEDVSERKQAEQELRQTTRALAASDERYRTFLAQSTEGIWRMEFDAPLDTRQPEDALVDAIIRTGHIAESNEVMARMSGFDSARDLEGVSLRELIQRSGGSVDALRTFVQKGFRVQDMETRQRDRKGLERVRLSNFVGVVEDGWLVRVWGTQRDVTEQAQAQRALEQSRMQARQREHQLRTITDALPALVAYLDPEERYLFCNRAFETWFGVKPSSVVGRTLREVGGELLYPLFKAWVRRALSGEHVAHETALGLRDGRQIHVQATFVPSEDARGRIQGCVVLFHDITDRKRTEAEVEAQRARLYDVLMNAPASIAILSGPEQTFTLVNPNFQRQSQDSELVGTSLRDIARESEQARAYSLALDEVFASGRPMKFTETPQLLNLNDKGLEQHYFNIVYQPLRDAQGEVDSVLSFSLDVTDQVRARHQAEELAAHLASQQKWLESLLHMTPIALLMMEPGTGKVLFANQAAHQLAGGEVALGVPVERYGTVYNVIDEHDATLPNERMPGARAARGETLRREPMRWRVASGEVRDILVDSELLPAMHGHPATVVLALQDVTRLKDAEVQLQEAVRLRDEFLTVASHELKTPLTPLQIKLQGLAREASSSTSEEHLRHSVMRAAESTSLQVRKLAALINDLLDVTQLAGSPLPLELGRVDLSAVAREVAEQLRAQAAQADSVLEVEAPVAVVGRWDARRLEQVVRGLVSNAIKYGPGRPVRIRVEERAGRGRILVSDEGIGIASEDLERIFEKFGRAVPARNYGGLGLGLFISRRIVEAHQGTIRAESRRGHGATLIVELPLTGPEPTPPPSIH, encoded by the coding sequence GTGCGGGGACCAGGCGCCAGCGTGACGGACGAGGAGGCCATCGAGGGTATCTCCCCGGAGCAGTCCCGCTTCTTCCTCGAGACGATGGTCGCGGGGGCGCCCGTGGGTCTGGCCTTCGTCGACCTGGAGCTGCGCTACATCCACATCAACGAGGCGCTCGCGGAGATGAACGGCCTGCCGCGCCACGCGCACCTGGGCCGCAAGGTCCGCGACGTGGTGCCGGACCTGTGGGCCGTCATCGAGCCGCACTACCGACAGGTGCTGGAGCACGGGCAGCCGGTGCGCAACCTGGAGATTGTCGGCGCCACGGCCAAGGCGCTCGGCGTCCCCCGCAGCTTCGTCGTCAACTACTTCCCCGTGCGGGACGCGGGGGGCGCGATGCAGGGCGTGGGCATCACCGTCGTGGAGACGACGGAGCACAAGCTCGCGCAGCAGGCCAACCGGCTGAACCAGGAGCGCTTCCGCTCGCTCGTGGAGGCCACGGCCCAGCCCGTTTGGACCACCGATGCGCGGGGGGAGCTGACCGAGCCGGCGCCCCGCTGGATGGCCTTCACCGGACAGTCGCGGGGTGCCCACCTGGGGCTCGGCTGGCTCGACGCCATCCACCCCGGGGACCGCGCGCGCTTCGTGACGGAGTGGCGCTCCGCGCTGAAGACGCGTGAGCCGTACCGCGGGGAGGTGCGACTGCAGCACCGCGACGGGACGTGGCGGGACGTCATCCTCCGGGGCGTGCCGGTGTTCGATGACGACGGCCTGGTGCGCGAGTGGATGTCCACGGCCGAGGACGTCAGCGAGCGCAAGCAGGCGGAGCAGGAGCTGCGGCAGACGACGCGCGCGCTCGCGGCGAGTGACGAGCGCTACCGGACCTTCCTGGCCCAGAGCACGGAGGGCATCTGGCGCATGGAGTTCGACGCGCCGCTGGACACGCGCCAGCCGGAGGACGCGCTGGTCGACGCCATCATCCGCACGGGTCACATCGCGGAGAGCAACGAGGTGATGGCGCGGATGAGCGGCTTCGACTCCGCTCGCGACCTGGAGGGCGTGTCGCTGCGCGAGCTCATCCAGCGCTCGGGGGGCTCGGTCGACGCCCTGCGGACCTTCGTCCAGAAGGGCTTCCGGGTGCAGGACATGGAGACGCGCCAGCGGGACAGGAAGGGCCTGGAGCGGGTGCGGTTGTCCAACTTCGTGGGCGTGGTGGAGGACGGCTGGCTCGTGCGGGTGTGGGGGACGCAGCGGGACGTGACGGAGCAGGCCCAGGCGCAGCGGGCGCTGGAGCAGAGCCGGATGCAGGCGCGCCAGCGGGAGCACCAGCTGCGCACCATCACCGACGCGCTGCCCGCGCTGGTGGCCTACCTGGACCCGGAGGAGCGCTATCTGTTCTGCAACCGCGCCTTCGAGACCTGGTTCGGCGTGAAGCCCAGCAGCGTGGTGGGCAGGACGCTGCGCGAGGTGGGTGGGGAGCTGCTCTATCCCCTCTTCAAGGCCTGGGTGCGCCGCGCCTTGTCGGGAGAGCACGTCGCCCACGAGACGGCGCTCGGCCTGCGCGACGGACGGCAGATCCACGTCCAGGCCACCTTCGTGCCCAGCGAGGACGCGCGCGGACGCATCCAGGGCTGCGTGGTGCTCTTCCACGACATCACGGACCGCAAGCGCACGGAGGCCGAGGTGGAGGCGCAGCGCGCGCGGCTCTACGACGTGTTGATGAACGCGCCCGCGTCCATCGCCATCCTCTCCGGCCCGGAGCAGACCTTCACGCTGGTCAACCCGAACTTCCAGCGCCAGTCACAGGACTCCGAGCTGGTGGGCACGTCCCTGCGCGACATCGCACGGGAGAGCGAGCAGGCCCGGGCATACTCGCTCGCGCTCGACGAGGTCTTCGCGTCGGGGCGCCCGATGAAGTTCACGGAGACGCCGCAGTTGTTGAACCTGAACGACAAGGGGCTGGAGCAGCACTACTTCAACATCGTCTATCAACCCCTGCGGGACGCACAGGGGGAGGTGGACTCGGTGCTGTCGTTCTCGCTGGACGTGACGGACCAGGTGCGGGCGCGCCACCAGGCCGAGGAGCTGGCCGCGCACCTGGCGAGCCAGCAGAAGTGGCTGGAGTCGCTGCTGCACATGACGCCGATTGCCCTGCTGATGATGGAGCCGGGCACGGGAAAGGTGCTCTTCGCCAACCAGGCGGCCCATCAGCTCGCGGGCGGAGAGGTCGCGCTCGGCGTCCCGGTGGAGCGCTACGGCACCGTCTACAACGTCATCGACGAGCACGACGCCACGCTGCCCAACGAGCGCATGCCGGGAGCACGCGCGGCGCGGGGTGAGACGCTGCGGCGGGAGCCGATGCGCTGGCGCGTCGCCTCCGGAGAAGTGCGCGACATCCTGGTGGACTCCGAGCTGCTGCCCGCCATGCACGGACATCCCGCCACGGTGGTGCTGGCGCTCCAGGACGTGACGCGGCTGAAGGACGCGGAGGTCCAGCTGCAGGAGGCGGTGCGTCTGCGCGACGAGTTCCTCACGGTGGCCTCGCACGAGCTCAAGACGCCGCTGACGCCGCTTCAAATCAAGCTCCAGGGGCTCGCGCGCGAGGCCAGCTCCTCCACGTCCGAGGAGCACCTGCGTCACAGCGTGATGCGGGCGGCGGAGAGCACGTCGCTGCAGGTGCGCAAGCTGGCCGCGCTCATCAATGACTTGCTGGACGTGACGCAGCTCGCGGGCTCGCCCTTGCCGCTGGAGCTGGGCCGGGTGGACCTGTCCGCGGTGGCGCGGGAGGTGGCGGAGCAGCTTCGGGCGCAGGCGGCGCAGGCGGACAGCGTGCTCGAGGTCGAGGCGCCCGTGGCGGTGGTGGGACGGTGGGATGCGCGCAGGCTGGAGCAGGTGGTGCGGGGGCTGGTGTCCAACGCCATCAAGTACGGGCCTGGCAGGCCCGTGCGCATCCGCGTGGAGGAGCGCGCGGGGCGGGGACGAATCCTGGTGAGCGACGAGGGCATCGGCATCGCGTCCGAGGACCTGGAGCGCATCTTCGAGAAGTTCGGCCGCGCCGTCCCCGCGCGCAACTATGGGGGACTGGGATTGGGGCTCTTCATCAGCCGCCGAATCGTGGAGGCGCACCAGGGCACCATCCGCGCGGAGAGCCGGCGGGGCCACGGCGCCACGCTCATCGTCGAGCTGCCGCTCACCGGGCCCGAGCCCACGCCTCCGCCGTCGATTCACTGA
- a CDS encoding M28 family metallopeptidase — MSLPQKVLSAALVSLVLVSSQRVEAEPQAPSVREREVMSLTGAVLGPTPMVEDLRSLVDEVGGRATGSEANRRAVEWALERFGEAGVSVKAEPFRMPSLWLEQGASATVQGKGVRFSPRVAAMPFSAATPKNGLTAPLIDLGRGTEADHARVGAKVKGAFVLVETDELRDVDGLFREYAEAVGIEARAVAAGAAGVVYMGSRPGNQLYRHNVSTGAKNTRPMMVMERDGARRAQRLLRAGTALTLSAALDLKTGGPYEARNVIGEIRGTTKPDEVVVLGAHLDSWDLGGGALDNGANVAMLIDLARQMRRLGLKPARTIRFALWNGEEQGLYGSAGYVRSHAAELDGHVMALSVDIGCGRINGFFTNGRPPLVPLVDRALAPVAGLGPFTQVDVPVVGTDNLDFMLSGVANLIANQESATYGPNYHARSDEFEQCDARTLRGNAAVVGSLAWGFATMEERLGRQGRAEVEALMKATDLPQQLRSFNLWDEWQEGKRGGFADKQVTPSPR; from the coding sequence ATGTCCTTACCTCAGAAGGTTCTAAGCGCGGCGTTGGTGTCGCTGGTCCTCGTGTCGTCGCAGCGGGTGGAGGCCGAGCCTCAGGCCCCTTCGGTGCGCGAGCGGGAGGTGATGTCGTTGACGGGGGCGGTGCTGGGGCCCACGCCGATGGTGGAGGATTTGCGCTCGCTGGTGGACGAGGTGGGTGGGCGGGCCACGGGCTCGGAGGCCAACCGTCGCGCGGTGGAGTGGGCGCTGGAGCGCTTCGGCGAGGCGGGTGTCAGCGTGAAGGCCGAGCCGTTCCGGATGCCGTCGCTGTGGCTGGAGCAGGGCGCGAGCGCGACGGTGCAGGGCAAGGGTGTGCGCTTCTCGCCCCGGGTGGCGGCGATGCCCTTCTCGGCCGCGACGCCGAAGAACGGGCTCACCGCGCCGCTCATCGACCTGGGGCGAGGCACCGAGGCGGACCACGCGCGCGTGGGCGCGAAGGTGAAGGGCGCCTTCGTCCTGGTGGAGACCGACGAGCTGCGGGACGTGGATGGGCTGTTCCGCGAGTACGCGGAGGCGGTCGGAATCGAGGCGCGCGCGGTGGCCGCCGGCGCCGCGGGCGTCGTCTACATGGGCAGCCGGCCCGGCAATCAGCTCTACCGCCACAACGTGTCGACGGGCGCGAAGAACACCCGGCCGATGATGGTGATGGAGCGCGATGGCGCCCGGCGCGCGCAGCGGCTGCTCCGCGCGGGCACGGCCCTCACGTTGAGCGCGGCGTTGGACTTGAAGACGGGCGGCCCCTACGAGGCGCGCAACGTCATCGGTGAGATTCGGGGCACCACGAAGCCGGACGAAGTCGTCGTGCTGGGCGCGCACCTCGACAGCTGGGACCTGGGCGGCGGCGCGCTCGACAACGGCGCCAACGTGGCGATGCTCATCGACCTGGCCCGGCAGATGCGACGGCTGGGGCTGAAGCCCGCGCGGACGATTCGCTTCGCGCTCTGGAACGGCGAGGAGCAGGGCCTGTATGGCTCTGCGGGCTACGTGCGCTCGCACGCGGCGGAGCTGGACGGGCACGTCATGGCGCTGTCGGTGGACATCGGCTGCGGGCGCATCAACGGCTTCTTCACCAACGGCCGGCCTCCGCTGGTGCCCCTGGTGGACCGGGCGCTCGCGCCGGTGGCGGGCCTGGGGCCCTTCACCCAGGTCGACGTGCCGGTGGTGGGCACCGACAACCTGGACTTCATGCTCAGCGGCGTGGCGAACCTCATCGCCAACCAGGAGTCCGCGACGTACGGGCCCAACTACCACGCGCGCTCAGACGAGTTCGAGCAGTGCGACGCGCGTACGCTGCGCGGCAACGCCGCGGTGGTGGGCTCGCTGGCGTGGGGCTTCGCCACCATGGAGGAGCGGCTGGGGCGCCAGGGCCGCGCGGAGGTGGAGGCGCTCATGAAGGCGACGGACCTGCCCCAGCAGCTGCGCTCCTTCAACCTCTGGGACGAGTGGCAGGAGGGCAAGCGCGGCGGCTTCGCCGACAAGCAGGTGACGCCCTCGCCGCGCTGA
- a CDS encoding tetratricopeptide repeat protein: MKLLLGELSPQESAEVDAHLDTCASCRTMVAEGLRAQSPDAAGAEPPTEPAQPFSGRPDAALEKGTAVGRYLVLELLGAGAMGVVYGAYDPELDRRVALKLLRTGALGLNVEKERAHLLREAQAMARVSHPNVVAVYDVGTFGQHVFLAMERVEAQTLVEWLKAAPRPWRQVLELFLDAGQGLAAAHAAGVVHGDFKPANLLVGDDGNVHVTDFGLARLGAATATEGGAATAGSPALAGMERSVTGGTPAYMAPEQLLDKTRASAAGDQFSFCVALHEALYGARPFEGATLAALSTQVSSGQVRPAPAGTRVPPWVRRVLLRGLARRPEDRFPHLGALLDALQKDPAARWKRGLQLASAVAVLGAAVGLTHAVHTRGARSCASAPDELTAVWGPEQHHAIQNAFAATGRPYATAAWERVRRELDAYTAAWTTTRITACEATRVRKEQPEEVMAWRMRCLDNRLADVSALARLLSQADARTVDEAHRAVKGLPALSGCSEALAPGGAVIPEGPEARAQHAALRATLARGRALLATGRYAEGVALVEPTALAARRAANRHDGAEISMLLGELREGAGDWRGAEAALFEALNAAEATRQDAVAARAWTLLVRVTCIGLDEYELASRWKDRAAAAIERLGGGNELTRVNLLTYSGTLLRKQRRFEEAVALQQQALLFAESTFGPDSLEVADVLLELGSTQWVHPRLEEAKAHLERAAAITQQALGPEHPDVARVRIAMVPVLRDLNELDVAERIAREALGVFERTLGPEHPRVYDALNDLASTLVVESRTDEALPLYERALSIVAKTDGAVSLGAAVINANLGVLYFQSGKHDLALERFRAAVSIREKARGLMDPGLVSPLRLVARVLGLKGQYEDALPHLQRAVDIQMQQADDSASQWTLSLRDLGAAFLKLGRPREALAPLERAVAGWDKALPGPGHRTEVRFFLAQALWDSGKDRERAVRLAHEAKAMALKDDPSPRTQPLIDTWLTEHRLR, translated from the coding sequence ATGAAGTTGCTCCTGGGGGAGCTGTCTCCCCAGGAGTCCGCGGAGGTCGATGCGCACCTCGACACGTGCGCCTCCTGTCGGACGATGGTCGCCGAGGGCCTGCGCGCCCAGTCCCCGGACGCCGCCGGCGCGGAGCCGCCCACCGAGCCCGCGCAGCCGTTCTCCGGCCGTCCGGACGCGGCCCTGGAGAAGGGCACCGCCGTGGGCCGCTACCTGGTGCTGGAGCTGCTCGGCGCCGGGGCCATGGGCGTCGTCTACGGCGCGTATGACCCGGAGCTGGACCGCCGCGTGGCGCTCAAGCTCCTGCGCACCGGCGCGCTCGGACTGAATGTCGAGAAGGAGCGCGCGCACCTGCTGCGCGAGGCGCAGGCCATGGCCCGCGTCTCCCACCCCAACGTGGTGGCCGTGTACGACGTGGGCACCTTCGGCCAGCACGTCTTCCTCGCCATGGAGCGCGTGGAGGCCCAGACGCTCGTCGAGTGGCTGAAGGCCGCGCCGCGCCCGTGGCGTCAGGTGCTCGAGCTCTTCCTCGACGCCGGCCAGGGGCTCGCCGCCGCGCACGCCGCGGGCGTGGTGCATGGCGACTTCAAGCCGGCCAACCTCCTGGTGGGCGACGACGGCAACGTCCACGTCACCGACTTCGGCCTCGCGCGCCTGGGCGCCGCCACCGCGACGGAGGGCGGCGCCGCCACCGCCGGCAGCCCCGCCCTCGCGGGCATGGAGCGCTCCGTCACGGGCGGCACGCCGGCCTACATGGCGCCGGAGCAACTGCTCGACAAGACGCGAGCGAGCGCGGCCGGAGACCAGTTCTCCTTCTGCGTGGCGCTGCACGAGGCCCTCTACGGCGCGCGCCCCTTCGAGGGCGCCACGCTGGCGGCGCTCTCCACCCAGGTGTCCTCGGGACAGGTGCGGCCCGCGCCCGCCGGCACGCGCGTGCCGCCATGGGTGCGTCGCGTGTTGCTGCGTGGACTGGCCCGGCGCCCCGAGGACCGCTTCCCGCATCTGGGGGCGCTGCTGGACGCGCTCCAGAAGGACCCCGCGGCCCGGTGGAAGCGCGGGCTCCAACTGGCCAGCGCCGTGGCGGTGCTCGGCGCGGCCGTGGGCCTGACGCACGCGGTGCACACCCGGGGCGCCCGCTCCTGCGCGAGCGCGCCGGACGAGCTGACCGCCGTCTGGGGGCCCGAGCAGCACCACGCCATCCAGAACGCCTTCGCCGCGACCGGCCGTCCCTACGCCACCGCCGCCTGGGAGCGCGTGCGCCGCGAGCTGGACGCGTACACCGCCGCGTGGACGACCACGCGCATCACCGCCTGCGAGGCGACGCGCGTGCGCAAGGAGCAGCCCGAGGAGGTGATGGCGTGGCGCATGCGCTGTCTCGACAACCGGCTGGCGGACGTCTCCGCGCTCGCGCGGCTGCTGTCCCAGGCGGATGCCCGGACGGTGGACGAGGCGCACCGCGCGGTGAAGGGCCTGCCGGCGTTGTCGGGCTGCTCGGAGGCGCTCGCGCCGGGCGGGGCCGTGATTCCCGAGGGGCCCGAGGCCCGCGCACAACACGCCGCGCTGCGCGCCACCCTCGCCCGGGGCCGCGCGCTGCTCGCCACCGGACGCTACGCGGAGGGCGTCGCGCTGGTGGAGCCCACGGCGCTCGCCGCCCGGCGCGCGGCGAACCGGCATGACGGCGCCGAAATCTCGATGCTGCTCGGCGAGCTGCGCGAGGGCGCGGGCGACTGGCGCGGCGCGGAGGCCGCCCTCTTCGAGGCGCTCAACGCCGCGGAGGCCACGCGGCAGGATGCCGTGGCCGCGAGGGCCTGGACGCTGCTGGTGCGCGTGACGTGCATCGGCCTGGACGAGTACGAGCTCGCCTCGCGCTGGAAGGACCGCGCCGCCGCCGCCATCGAACGGCTGGGCGGCGGCAACGAGCTGACGCGCGTCAACCTCCTCACCTACTCCGGCACGCTCTTGCGCAAGCAGCGCCGGTTCGAGGAAGCCGTCGCGCTCCAGCAGCAGGCACTCCTCTTCGCCGAGAGCACCTTCGGCCCGGACAGCCTGGAGGTGGCGGACGTGCTGCTGGAGCTGGGCTCCACGCAGTGGGTGCACCCCCGGCTGGAGGAGGCGAAGGCCCACCTGGAGCGCGCCGCCGCCATCACCCAGCAGGCCCTGGGCCCCGAGCACCCGGACGTCGCGCGCGTGCGCATCGCCATGGTCCCCGTGCTCCGCGACTTGAACGAGCTGGACGTCGCGGAGCGCATCGCGCGCGAGGCGCTGGGCGTCTTCGAGCGCACGCTCGGCCCGGAGCACCCGCGGGTGTACGACGCGCTCAATGACCTGGCCTCGACGCTCGTCGTCGAGTCGCGCACGGACGAGGCCCTGCCGCTGTACGAGCGCGCGCTCTCCATCGTCGCGAAGACGGACGGCGCGGTGAGCCTGGGCGCCGCCGTCATCAACGCCAACCTGGGCGTGCTCTACTTCCAGAGCGGCAAGCACGACCTCGCGCTCGAGCGCTTCCGCGCGGCCGTGAGCATCCGGGAGAAGGCGCGCGGCCTCATGGACCCGGGGCTCGTCAGCCCGCTGCGGCTGGTGGCCCGGGTGCTCGGCCTGAAGGGCCAGTACGAGGACGCCCTGCCGCACCTCCAGCGCGCCGTCGACATCCAGATGCAGCAGGCGGACGACAGCGCCAGTCAGTGGACGCTCAGCCTGAGGGATTTGGGCGCCGCCTTCCTCAAGCTCGGCCGGCCCCGCGAGGCGCTGGCACCCCTGGAGCGCGCCGTCGCGGGCTGGGACAAGGCCCTGCCGGGCCCGGGCCACCGCACCGAGGTGCGCTTCTTCCTGGCCCAGGCCCTGTGGGACTCCGGCAAGGACCGCGAGCGCGCCGTGCGGCTCGCCCACGAGGCGAAGGCCATGGCCCTCAAGGACGACCCGTCCCCGAGGACGCAGCCGCTCATCGACACCTGGCTCACCGAGCACCGCCTGCGCTGA